The Pandoraea apista genomic interval GCCCATCAGCACATGGCCATGCACCGTTGCATGCGCCGGCAGACGCGTGCCGACGTTTACCTTGATCGAATTGAAAACGCCGGCAACGCTTTGCGCCTTCGCCACGAACACGATGTCTCGCCCGTCCCGGATCACGATGTGCGAGGTCAATTGCGTGGCGTCGCGCAGCCGTTCGATGATCGGAATCCCCAGATCGGTCAACTCCAGCGAACTGAGGTATTCGAAGCCCAGACGCAGCACTGCCACGCCCAGACGGAAATTCTTCTCGCTCCCCGCGCGCTCCAGAAAACCCATCGCTTCAAGCGTCTGCAACAAACGGAAAACGGTGGTACGCGGAATGCCGAGGCGTTGCGACAACTCCGGCGCGCTGAATACGGCCTCGCGCGGCGAGAACTGCGTAAGAATGCGCAAGCCGCGCTCCAGACCGGGCACGAGATAACGGGTGTCGGACGTTGAACCTTCGGCGAGTTCGTCGCCATCGGTCTGGGTGTCCTGAAGACCGAGCTTGTCGTCTTCGATCTGCGCGTCGGGCGCTGCCGCTGCGCGCTTCGGGGTTGCCGGTGCCATGTCAGCGCTCTCCTGCCGCGATGCGCTCGAGCCACGCCGCGAGCGCGGCGTTCAGAACGTCCGGGGTTTCGATGTACGACGCGTGTCCCGCGCCTTCGATGATCTGCAGTGGCACGCCGGCCACGTCGGCAATCGTCTGGCAAGCTGCGGGCGTCGTGATCGCATCCTGTGCGCCGACCGCCACGGCCACCGGCCCGGCGTTCGCGGCCACGTATTGCGCCAACTCGCCGGCGACGTCGCCGTTCGAGAGAAGGTGCGTCGCCTGCCGGTATCCGGCGGGATGCACGCGCGCCATGTTCCATTTCACCCAGGAGCGCGGCAGGTCTGCGGCATTCGGCGCGACGAGATTGTCGCTGCGCTCGCGGGCCATGCCGGCCGGGCCCAGCTTGTCGAGCATCGCCAGACGGCTATCGCGCTTGCTTACGCGCACGTCCGGATCGGCCTTGCCGTAACCGCCGGCCGGCGAGCAGAGAAAGAGTCCACTCACACGCTGCGGGGAGCGGCTCGCAAACTTCGTCGCCATGATCGCACCCAGCGAGTGGCCAACGAGAGCGACACGCTTGAGTCCCAGGGCATCGAGCCACGCCTCAAGCGCGTCGGCGTAAGCATCGGCATGCGGCTCGGCATCGGCGACGTTCGACGTCTGCCCATAGCCCGGGGCGTCCCACGCGTAAAGCTCGGCGTTAAGCCCTGTGGCTTCGAACTGCGCCAGCCATGACGCCGCGCCGGACCCAATGCCGTGCAGCATCACGACCGGCATGCCACCCTCGGCACGCGCGCCAGCGCAGCGATAGCCGACGGTGCCCGTACGCGTGGCGAGCGTGCGGTACGGGAAAGCATTCAGACGCGCGCGCAGCGGTGCGACGGCGGCATCTTCGGGCACTTCGGACAGTGAGGCTTCGGCTTGCATGGTCTGAACTGAACGTCTGACTTCGTGAATTCCTGCCGGTGCGGCGCCTGCCAGCGGCAGACACCTCACCGGGCTTTCCGGGACGACCGCCCGGGCGGCTTACTTCTGTTCGCGCTTGATCTTGGCGAGCGGCGAATCGGGCGGATACGTCGGCGTGACCGGCTTTTGCGAGCCGAGCATCACGCACATGAGCGCGTCTTCGTCGCCGATGTTGATTTCCGTGCGATAAACGCCCGGCGGCACCGAGATCAGGTCACGCTCGCCGAGAATGGCTTCCCACGTCTCGCCATCGCGCTCGCAGATCACTTTCATCTTTCCGCGCATCACGAAGAAGATTTCCTCGACGTCCATATGAATGTGGCTCGGGCCGATGTTGCCGGCCGGGATCACCATCGTCGAAAACGTGAAATGGCCGGCGGGCACGGTGTTGGTGTCTTTGGCCACACCGGTGCCGCCCGTGCCGACATAACGCATTTGCGCACGGCGATACTTCGGGTCGTAGTCGGCCTGAAACTTGAGGGCGTCCCAGTCGTACTTGCGCGTCGAGAAACGCGCTACGCGCGTGTCCAGCCACTCGCTGAATGTCTGGCCTTCGGCCTGCGTCCAGCTTTCGACAGCCTGTGGCGTCGCGGTGTTTTTAGCTTCGGCTTGCGCCATGTTGTCACTCCTTGAAGGCGTTGCGAATGAGAGGTAGCTCGTCAGGGCATGACGAAGCCGCCGTTGACCGGCAGCACCTGCCCGGTCACGAAACGGGATGCATCGGAGAGCAGGAACAGCACCGGGCCGATCACGTCGTCGGGCACCTGCGCGCGTGGCAGTGCACGTCCCTCCAGATAGTGGAGATGCCGCTCGGCCGGCACATAAGCGGTGGCCTCGACCTCGACGAGGCCCGGCGCGATGGCGTTGACGGTAATACCGTCGGGGCCCAGTTCACGCGCGAGCGAGCGGGTCATCGACATCACCGCGCCCTTGCTGGCGGTGTACGCGAGCAAACGCGGGGCGCCCCACAGCGCCGTGTCGGACGCAATGTTCACGACACGTCCCTGACCGGACGCGCGCAGGAACGGCAGCGCGGCCATCGTCATCAGCCATGTGCCGCGCACGTTCACGTTCATGACCGCGTCCCACGTCTCGAGGCTCAGTTCGGTCGCGAGCTTGCCGCCCGAGTTGGTGATCGCACCGTTGTTGACCAGTCCGTCGATGCCGCTCATCTGTTCGGCGGCCGCCTTCGCGGCAGCTTGCACCGACGCCGGGTCACACAGATCGAGGCGCACGAACGACACGTCGTAGCCGGCGCTTTGCAACTCCGCCGCGAGGGCTTCGCCCGCTTGCGCGGCGATGTCGGCAATCGTCACCTGCGCACCGCGCGCGGCGGCGGCACGAACAAACCCTTCGCCAAGGCCGCGTGCACCGCCCGTGATGAGCAGCTTCTTGCCGTCGAGCGGTGCCAGCGTGTCGGTGTCGAGCGGGAGGATGGGCAATTCGGTCACCATGAAATTCCTCGTCGCTCAGGCAATGTTCATGGAAGCGCGCGGCACGTAATGCAGTGCACGGCGTTCGAGCCAGACCACGGCGGCGTACGCTGCGATACCGATCACGGTGAGCCCGGCAATCGCGACGAATACCATCGCGGTATTGCCCTGACCTTCGCCGTACACCAGCAGATAGCCCAACCCGCGGTCGCCACCGACCAGCTCGCCCACGGTCACGCCGATCACGGCAAGCGTCGATGCAATGCGCAGGCCCGCGAAGAGCGCCTGCATGGCCGAGGGGAATTCAACGAAGCGGAAGATCTGCCAGCGACGGCCGCACAGGGCGCGCACCAGATTGACCATGTCGGGGTCCACCGAGCGCACCGCGCCGAGCACATTGATCATCACGGGGAAGAAGACGATCAGCACGGCCACGAGAATCTTCGGGTAGATGGTGTAGCCCATCCACATCACGAACAACGGCGCGAACGCGACCTTCGGCGCGATCTGCAACGCGAGAATGTACGGCGAGAGCATGGCTTCGGTCGACGGCGACAAACCGAGAATCACGCCGATCAGCACGCCCAGGGCCGAACCGATCACGAAGCCGGCGATGACTTCGAGCGCCGTCACACCAATATGCAGCCAGAGGTTCTCGACCTCGAACATGCGCACGCCTTCGATCAGGGTCGACGACAGCTTGGGCAACACGAACTCGGGCACGCCGAACGCCGTCGGGCCCCATTGCCACACGGCCGCGAAGATCAGCAGCAACACGAAGCTGCCGGCGGTCAATTGCGTTTTGGAAAGGGATTTCATAGCGAGATTCCAGTGTCTTGCAGTGTCGGGAGCCGGGATCAGCCGAGGTGGTCGTCGCGACCGACCTTGAGCAGTTCCATCAAATGGGCCACGTATTCGTTCATGCCCGCCTGCTTGCGGCGCTCGATGGGGTTGTCGCGATGCGGCAGATCGACCGTGATTTCTTCGATGATCGTGCCCGGACGCTCGCTCATCACGAACACGCGGTCCGAGAGCGCGATCGCTTCAGCGAGATCGTGGGTAATCATCAGCGCGGTCTTGCCTTCGGCGGCGAGCATCTGCGCGAGATCTTGCTGGAGCACCATCTTGGTCTGCGCGTCGAGCGCCGAGAACGGCTCGTCCATGAGCAGCACGTCCGGCTCGACGGCCAACGTGCGTGCCAGCGCTGCGCGTTGGCGCATGCCGCCGGAGAGTTGATGCGGATAGTGGTTTTCGAAGCCCTTCAGATGGCAACGCGCGAGCAGCGTCTTCGCCACTTCCGCACGCTCCGCCTTGCTGCGGCCGCGAATCTGCATGCCCAGCTCAACGTTCTTCTGAATCGAGCGCCACGGCATGAGCAGATCTTTCTGCAGCATGAATGCCACTTGTTGCGACGGACCACGCACGGGCTTGCCGGCGAGCGTGACCTGCCCCTCGCTGGGCGCATACAGGCCGGCGCCCATGTTGAGCAACGTACTCTTGCCGCAGCCGCTCGGGCCGATCAGCGAGACGAACTCACCGGCCTTGATGCCGATGGATACGTTCGAGACGGCCGTCATCTCGCCCTTGCCCTGGCGATTTTTGAACCGACGCGTGACGCCACGGTATTCGATGGCGAACGGCAGGGGTGCCGCCACCGGCTGCGCCTGACGCGCGTCGGCATACGCCTCGGCTACGTTCGCGTCCTTCAACTGAATCGACCTGAGCATGGGAAACCACCGTGTTTCTGGATGTTCAACTTGCTTCGGGCAGCCCGCGGTTTCACTTCACCAGCATGGCTTGCCAGCCTGTCTTTCGCTTACGCGTCACGTTTCATATATGAAACGTTGATTTACTTATGGATCAATTATAGGGAGTGATGCGCGCAGTCAAAATTGTTTTTTCACTAGGGGAAACCCGAATTTGCGGGCATGTCGGGCTGCCGGGCGGATTTCCCGGGACAAAAAAACGCCGGCGGGCGAAGGCCAGCCGGCGTGTGAAGTGAGACCACTGGGTGAATCTGTTAAGCCGTGCGTCAGAACGAGTGATGGACGCCCGACATGATGACGAGCTGGTTGGCCGTCGACGACGCACCGATAGTGTTGATCGCCGTGATCGCACCATTGCCGCTCGCGTGCTGGTAGACGCCGCTCACGTACACCTGCGTGCGCTTGGAGAACGCATAGACGTCGCCCAGGCTCACTTGCGTCCAGCGTTTGCCGGACATGCTGGTCGTTGCCGCGCCGAAGGTAACGGTGTTCGCCACGCTCGTTGCATAGTTCACGCCGCCGTCGTACGACTGGTACGTATCGCTGAAGCCGGGCGATTGGAGTTTCACGCGCGTGTACAACGCATGCAGCAACCACGGCCCGAAGCCATACGACACACCGGCGCCCATGTTCTCGACATTTGAAGCGGCATAGGTGCCGACCGGCTGTCCCTGGAACGTCGCGCCGCCGAGAACGGCGACGTTCGGCGTGCGGTTGTTCTCGTTCGAGTACACGGCCGACGCCTTGAGGCCGCCATTCGTGTAGTTCGCCGCCACGCTCCACTTGCGCCCGTTGGCGAAGTTCGGGTTGTTACCGAGCGAGATCATGGCCCCCCCTTTGAAGCCGGCAAAATCGGGCGTGACATAGCGCACCGAGTTGTCGACCTGCACCACCGATGTGTTGGCGAGTTCGTCGAGATTGCCCGGGTGGAACATGTACCAGTTCATGCCCAGATAGGCCGTGCTCATCGGGCCCAGCCAGTCGAAGTTGAACGTGGTCATGTGACCGAGGGTGAGCGTGCCCATCTTGTCCGACTGGAGCCCCACCCACGACTGGCGGTTGAACATGGCGCCCGCCTTGATCGTGTTACCGGTGAGCGTCGAGAAACCGTTTTCCAGCAGGAAGATCGCGCGGTTGCCGCCGCCGAGATCTTCCACGCCGCGCAGGCCCCAGCGATCCGGCTGCGTGCCGCCCTGCTGCGCGATCCAGTTCGCGCTGCCGCTCTGGTTGTTCACGTACGCGACACCGGCATCCATGCTGCCGTAGATCGTCACGTTGCTCTGCGCCTGTGCTGCGACCGGCAAGCCTGCCACCAGCAACGTTGCCGCCGCCAGCGCCGTCATGCCCGGGATCCGCCCCATCGGAAACCGCTTCATCTGTGTACTCCTGTCGTTCGATGATTCGAGAACGGTGAAGACGCCGCATCTGGCACACGGCGACCTGGCCGGTCACTCCCCTGCGTGCGCCTGTCGTTTTTCGACGTTCCACCTATGAAACGTTGGATTACTTATGAAACCAACTGAGCAGAGCTTAGGCCAGGTGGCGTCCGAGTCCCGCAGCGGAGATGCACGAATTGATGCGAGGAATTTGGCGTGCTATCGCGCGCAGGTTCGGTCGTCATTCGCCTTGCTGCAAAGCGATCGCGCGACACCATTCATCCCGTTGACGTTGCCGGAAGTCCACGGCGCTCGTTGCTTTGCACGATACCTACCGCTCGGGATTTACCCGAAGACCTCTTGCGATCAATCGAATCAAAAACAATAATATTTGAACATCATGTTCATATTTGAACGTTTTATTTTTTCGGATTCGTCGTCTCTTTTGTCAAAGGATGTCCCCATGCAAGCTCCTCTCATCGGCATCAACGGTGCCGGCATCGGCGGTCTGGCTGCCGCCATCGGTCTGATCCGCGCAGGGTTTCGTGTGCGCGTGTATGAGCAGGCGTCGCAATTCGCCCGTGTCGGTGCGGACATCAACCTGACGCCCAACGCCGTGCGCGCGCTCGACGGTCTGGGTGTCGGCGACGCGTTGCGCAAGACCGCCGCGCAACCGAGCCATCGCATTAGCCGCACGTGGGATTCGGGAGAAGAGACTTCACGACTGGAAATGGCGCAGACGGCGCAGACGAAGTACGGCGCACCGCAACTCACGATGCATCGGGCCGATTTGCTGCAAGCACTGGAGCAAGCGGTGCCCGCGGCGTCGATAGCGCTGGGCAGGAAGCTGGTGTCGTTCGAAGCCCCCGAGGGTTCGCAGACCGGTCCCATTCGACTGACGTTTGCAGACGGCACACAGGACGAGGTGGATGTTCTGATCGGCGCAGACGGCATTCACTCTGTGGTGCGTACCGGGCTGTTCGGGCAGGAGTCGCCGGAGTTCACGGGCGTGGTGGCCTATCGGGCGGTCGTGCCGGCGGATAGGCTCAAGGGTGTGCCGAATCTCGGCGCGTTCACGAAATGGTGGGGACCGAATCCATCGAGCCAGATCGTGACATTCCCGCTCAATCTCGGCCGCGACATTTTCGTATTCGCCACCACGCCGCAAGATAGCTGGACGCTCGAATCGTGGACCGCGCCGGGCGACGTGCACGAGCTGCGCGCCATGTATGCCGACTACCACCCCGAAGCGCAGGCGTTGCTCGCCGCGTGTGACAGTGTGCTCAAGTCTGCGCTGTATGTGCGCGATCCCTTGCCGCAGTGGTCACGCGATCGTGTGTCGCTGCTTGGCGACGCGAGCCATCCGATGATGCCGTTCATGGCGCAGGGCGCCGGCATGGCGATCGAAGACGCTGTGGTACTGTCTCGCCACTTGGCCGCCGTGGGGCCGAACGCCGATGCGGCTGCGCTCGCTTCTGCGTTGGCGCGTTACGAAGCGTCGCGACGCGAGCGCACGGCACGGGTGCAGATCGGCTCGCGCGGCAATCAATGGCTCAAGGAAGGCGGCAATGCCGATTGGGTCTACGAGTACGACGCGTGGCAAGTCCCGTTGGCGGCCTGAATGACCTCGAAGCGGCGCGCTGCTTCGGCCCGATGAATGGAATCGAACGCATGACCAGAGTTTCGCAAAGTGCCGGAATCACTGCCGGCGCCACCGACATCGCAACGACCGACGCTCACGCTACCCACGACGCCGCGCAGGCTGGCCTGGTAACACCGGTCATGCGTGCGCTCAAGCTGCTGCGCTTCGTGGCGGACGGCGGATCGACGGCGAATATCAGCGAAGTCGGCCGCCGCATCGGCGTGAACCGTGTGACAGTCATGCGTTTGATCGAGACGCTGCAATTCGAGGGCGTGCTGGAACCGCTACCGCAGGGCGGGCATCGGCTCGGGCTCGGCTTTCTGACACTGGCGGCTGGCGCCCTCGCCGGCGAGGATCATCTTGCCACGGCGCGACGCGTGCTGACGCGCGTTACCGGCGAGACCGGATTATCGAGCTATCTGACGATCCTCGACGGTGCACAGGTTCGCTATTTGCTATGCGAAACGCCGGCGTTGCCCCTCGTCAGCAATATCCGTGCCGGAAGCCGCGTCACGGCGCATCTGACCGCCCCGGGCCGGGCGCTGCTTGCACACCTGAGCCCCGAGCGGCGCCGCGTACTGCTCGGCCCGGAACCGCTCGCTGCCGCCACGGCACAAAGCGCCCGCACGTATGCGGCACTCGACGCCCAGCTAGCGCGCGACCGGGAGGCCGGGTGCGCCTGGAGTCAGGACGGCTTCGAAGCGGGCATCGACGCCTGTGCGGCCGCCGCCCTCGACGCGCGTGGCAGGCCACTGGCCGCACTCAGTGTCGCGGGCCCGCGCTCACTGGTCGGCACTGACTCGGTCACGCGTGAACGTACCGCCGCAGCGGTCAAATCCGGCGCCGCCGATCTCGCCGTATTACTGGCAGACGCGCCAGCTTTCCTCGCCGCTGCCGGACGTCTGTAACGCACGGAAGAGACTGCCGAAGCCGCTGGTATGTCCAGGCGCGGGCAAACTATGTCCAGTCGCCGTCGAGTATCAACTCGGTGACGTACTTGCTTGGCGTGGGCTATCAACTTGAGAAACCCGCGTCGACCGGCCCGCTCATCGGCGGCAATTCGCAAGCGATACCGACAGGTGACGTGCTTTCCGTGATGGCGGGCCTGTCTGTCGTCAACAGTCTGGACTCGCAGAATGCCGCTGCCGAGGCGATCGAGTACCGGCACGGTTTCGGCCGCTTCTTTGACGGCACCGTCTCCCTCATCAACGAGGGGCATAGCAATCTCGGCAACCGTCAGGGCATTGCGGCGCAATGCCTGGATCAAGAACGACTTCTTCGATAGCCGCTTCAGCCTCGGTCTGGGCTTCGGGCCGTACGTCACGTGGAACAAGTACAAGGAGAATCGCGAAGCGGGCGGTGCACAGAACGTCGTGGCCGGTCTGCTCACGATGAGCGCCGCCTATCGATTCGCCGATCACTGGGTCGCACGCGTGTCATGGAACCGTGTCGTGACGGGCTATGACCGCGACAGCGATATCTTTCTCGCGGGCGTCGGTTATAAGTTCTGAACGCGTTCTGCCGCACGCTGGTATCGCCCTCAGGGCCGACAGGACTTGAGGGCGGTCAGGCCGATGTCACGCCGGCACGCACGGCGAATCAGGTAGCGAAATCTCGATTCGCTCTTTTCCTTTCCCGGTATTTTTGCGTTTGAGTTTCAGCGCGCCGATCTCGCGCGTCGATCTCGGATGCGTTCCCCCACATGCCATCGTCGCGAAACCCTCTACCTTCCAGAATCTGCGTTGCGTCGGAACATCGCTGAAGTCGGTCAGGATAGGCAGATCGCGCTTCACAAGATCGGCTGCGGCCGATTCGATCTCGGGAAACCATGGGGCAAGACTGACATCGCTTGCAAAGTCGATTCGCGCCTTGTCTTGCGCGATGTGTGCGCCAATGCGCTCGATGCCCGGTCTGAGTTGATATACCCACTGCAAGACCATTTCCGCAGCGAAATGCAGACGCATCAGCCGGTATCGCCGCGCCCAATCGATCTGCCATGTCACGGCGTCCCCAACGCGCAGGGAGTGCGCATGCGGGAGCGCGTAGACAATGTCGAGTCCCCGCTTTTCCGCCCGAATGACGGGGTAACCGCCCAGCGAACCGGCGTCGCTTTCCTGGCCGCCGGAGAAGGCAAAGAAGATCGTCGATTCCACTTGGACCAGATCGCCCGTCACCCGCGTCACGACGGTGTCGAGTGTGGTTCGATACGGTTCATCCCAGAACACTTTCCGCGTCATTGCCTGTCCCGCATTTCTCAGAGGATTCGGAGGAAAAGTGCAGGATATCGAGGACCCGGTTGTCCGGCTTGTACGATCTTGCGATTCGATGTTTGTTGGGGGCGCGTACCTGCGCACTCCAAAGTGTGAACGGACGATTTAATTAATATCTTTATTAGAGTCTGGATTCAACATTTCCCAACGTGGCTTGATGGCTTGAAACCCTTATTTCACAGGCGTTTCGAGACAGTTCTTTCTCTGCAATGGATTCTTGCGCCGCATGCGGTTTTTCCTGCGACGTGGTCGCTCTACCTTAAAGGCGTAGGCGGTGCCGGGCATTTAGGTGAGCCGGCCGACCACCAGAAAAGCAATGACAGGAGAAAAATCATGACCCGCACACTTTCCCATCTGATGATTGCCGCAACCCTTGCGGTGGCGGCTGCCCCTGCGGCATTCGCAGGCACGGGCGGCAACGGTTATCCCGACGAAAACCTGTTTTGGCAATCGAGCGTGTATAGCGAAAAGCTCGCGGTGCCGCGCGCAGATGTTCGTCAGCAACTGATCGACGCGCAAGGCACGCTCACGCAAACCGATAGTCAGTACCCCGCATTGAAGACTTACGGCAAGGCGATTGCCGAACGCGTGAATGGTTCGACCGCACTGATCAATTCGACCTACGCTGGCAGTTAAGCGCCTGATCGCTTGCTACCGTTGTGCCACACCCCGCGTATTTCCGCGGGGTGTTTCTTTTTTGGGGCGACGAAAACGCTCAGACCGCCATCGCGGAGAACTGGCGTTCGCCCAACGGCGTAACACGCAGCGCGCGCGGCTCACGGGTAGGTTCAAGCCACTTGGCGTGAAGGCATGTGCTGAGCAGCGCCGCCCCCAGCGCGCCGCCGAGATGCGGCTTGCGCTCGCTCCAATCGGGACAGGTGCAGGCGAAACGCCTGCGACGGGCTCGCGCAGAACTCAGATCAACGCCGAGGGCAGTGAGCCCGTCGGCGCCAGCGTCGGTCAGCGCTACGTCGCTGCCATCGATGCGAAGCCATCGATGCGCCCGCATCCGCTCGAAAAGGTCGACGGCAATCTCGCCGGCCAGGTGGTCGTAGCAAGTGCGCGCGTGTCGCAACGGCATCGGCGTGGCCCGGCTGACCGGCACCGGACGCGGGCGCAGTTCCCTCGTTGCCAGCACGGCACTGGCCAGGGCTTCGATGGCGGCGGCCGTCTCGGGCGTGGCAATGCGGAAATAGCGGTGACGGCCGCGCGCTTCCTGCGCGAGCACGCCGCCGTCGACGAGCCTCGCCAGATGTCCGCTGGCGCTCGAAGGCGAAAGCCCGGCGACCAGCGCCAGTTCGCCCGCAGGCCGCGCCGAGCCGTCCATCAACGCCCACAGCATGGTCATGCGGCCGGTATCCGCGAGCAGCGCCGCCAGTGAACTGACGCCGGGGGCATGGTCTCTTGCGATGTCCACAGACAGACTCCCGTGAAGAATATGAGCGCAGTATAGGCCCCGGAATGCGATCAACACTTCATTGCGTCGTGAAACATGCCGGTCGGAGAATGCCGGATGATGGACACCGTCGAGACCTTCTCTAAAAGGCCCCTGCCATGCTCGCTGCCAACGTCGATTCCTCTACCGTAGCGGCTCCGGCCAACCCTCTGGCCGCAGTCGTCCACCCGAATCCATATCCGTACTATGCGTCGCTCGCCGAACAACGCCCGTTCGACTTCGACACCTCGCTTGGCATGTGGGTCGCCGCCGGACCGCAAGCGTTGACCGCTGTTCTCAGCCACCCGGCCTGCGGCGTGCGTCCTGCGGGGGCGACCGTGCCCGCCGCACTAGCCAGCGGCCCCGCCGGCGACTGGTTCGGCGCGCTCGTGCGCATGACCGATGGCGCCTCGCACGCCACCATGAAGCCGTGGCTCAAGACACGACTCGCCGAGTTGCACACCGAGCGCACCACCCTTGCAAGACTGCGCGAAGCCAGCCATGCCGCATACGCCGATGCCTATCTCGCGTGCGGCGACGCCCTCACCGCACGCCTTGACGATTTCGTCTTCCGTCAGCCGATCTACGCCCTCGCCGCGTGGCTGGGCGTTCCCGCGTCACAGTGGACGGATGTTCATGACGACGTTCGACAGCTCGTTGCCGCAATGGCCGAGTCCGCAAAGCCCTCGCCTCGCGCCGATGTACTGGCACGCGGTCACAGCGCCGTCGCCACGCTGCGCGGCCGTGCGATGCAATGGTTAGGCGGGGGAGCCGATTCGAACTCCTGGCTGCACGGCACGGCTCGGCGCGCTTCATGC includes:
- a CDS encoding cytochrome P450, with translation MLAANVDSSTVAAPANPLAAVVHPNPYPYYASLAEQRPFDFDTSLGMWVAAGPQALTAVLSHPACGVRPAGATVPAALASGPAGDWFGALVRMTDGASHATMKPWLKTRLAELHTERTTLARLREASHAAYADAYLACGDALTARLDDFVFRQPIYALAAWLGVPASQWTDVHDDVRQLVAAMAESAKPSPRADVLARGHSAVATLRGRAMQWLGGGADSNSWLHGTARRASCENAIDGDALTSNIVGLFTQAHDACAGLVANSLRRLARHGAAASSSAGTGRSRTALPANLSLAIAAVGEVVRRDPPVQNTRRFLLAPAVIGERTLARGDAILLVLASGPAGASPDDIAWTFGHGVHACPGRSPASTIAAVGIQTMLDNEVDLVSTASGTAYHPLGNVRIARFHEDSQ
- a CDS encoding ArsR/SmtB family transcription factor, which translates into the protein MTMLWALMDGSARPAGELALVAGLSPSSASGHLARLVDGGVLAQEARGRHRYFRIATPETAAAIEALASAVLATRELRPRPVPVSRATPMPLRHARTCYDHLAGEIAVDLFERMRAHRWLRIDGSDVALTDAGADGLTALGVDLSSARARRRRFACTCPDWSERKPHLGGALGAALLSTCLHAKWLEPTREPRALRVTPLGERQFSAMAV